Proteins encoded in a region of the Paenibacillus pedocola genome:
- a CDS encoding heptaprenylglyceryl phosphate synthase — protein MRQLIQPWRHVFKLDPDRELGDQELDAVCRSGTDAILIGGSTGVTYENTTRLLARVRQYELPCALEVSDLEAAVPGFDLYMIPMVLNTSETDWILGHHRKAIERFGSLIPWELLLTEGYIVLNEDSSVARLTGADSRLSARGAAAYAQIADKLMQLPVVYLEYSGRFGNMETVREVRETVENSQLFYGGGITSEAEAKQAAALCDTVVVGNIIYRDVQRALLTVQAVKQTPKIQLE, from the coding sequence ATGCGGCAATTAATACAGCCGTGGCGGCATGTATTCAAGCTGGACCCGGACCGTGAGCTCGGTGATCAGGAGCTGGACGCGGTTTGCCGTTCCGGTACCGATGCCATTCTCATAGGCGGATCCACGGGCGTTACTTATGAGAATACCACCCGGCTGCTCGCCAGAGTGCGGCAGTATGAGCTTCCTTGTGCACTGGAGGTTTCAGATCTGGAAGCGGCCGTGCCGGGATTTGATTTATATATGATTCCTATGGTACTGAATACTTCTGAAACGGACTGGATTCTCGGTCACCACCGCAAAGCGATAGAGCGTTTTGGCAGCCTGATCCCGTGGGAGTTGCTGCTGACAGAAGGGTACATTGTCTTGAATGAGGACTCATCTGTAGCCCGTCTTACGGGCGCAGACAGCCGCTTAAGTGCGCGTGGGGCTGCGGCGTATGCGCAGATCGCGGACAAGCTGATGCAGTTGCCGGTCGTTTACCTCGAATACAGCGGGAGGTTCGGCAATATGGAGACGGTGCGGGAAGTTAGGGAGACGGTGGAGAACAGTCAGCTCTTTTACGGAGGCGGAATTACCAGCGAGGCTGAGGCGAAGCAGGCGGCTGCCCTTTGCGATACCGTTGTTGTAGGCAATATTATCTACCGGGATGTGCAGCGGGCGCTGCTCACCGTGCAGGCAGTTAAGCAGACACCGAAGATTCAATTGGAGTAG
- a CDS encoding phosphatidylinositol-specific phospholipase C/glycerophosphodiester phosphodiesterase family protein → MDKRKLTASVIMVAALILLLVITLWPKEEEPATGFIAYRIIAHAMGGINGHTYTNTLDAFVANYEQGSRLFETDLLLTTDNKLIARHEWTGNMSKLLGQLDVLPAAKQGTVLSYNEVMDTPILELYSPLDIDKIMDLMIAYPDAYIVTDTKEHDPELVTRQFRLIVEAAERKDPSLLERIVPQIYSRDMLDVVNKVYAFPEVIYTLYQSQDSDEQVLAFVKDTGVEITMPVTRASKSFVRKLKRAGARVYVHTLNDEQEITKLSRMGVDGFYTDFISEDDLVGIRGLR, encoded by the coding sequence ATGGATAAAAGAAAGCTAACAGCGTCAGTCATCATGGTTGCTGCACTTATACTTTTACTCGTGATTACCCTATGGCCCAAGGAAGAAGAACCGGCAACCGGATTTATAGCATACCGGATCATTGCCCATGCGATGGGCGGGATTAACGGTCATACGTATACGAATACTCTCGATGCTTTTGTTGCCAACTATGAGCAGGGAAGCCGGCTGTTTGAAACGGATTTACTGCTTACAACAGACAATAAGCTGATTGCCCGTCATGAGTGGACAGGCAATATGAGTAAGCTGCTGGGTCAGCTTGATGTGCTTCCTGCAGCCAAACAAGGAACGGTACTTAGTTACAATGAGGTTATGGATACTCCTATCCTTGAACTGTATTCTCCACTCGACATTGACAAGATTATGGATCTGATGATTGCTTACCCGGATGCTTATATTGTGACGGATACGAAGGAGCATGACCCCGAGCTGGTAACCAGACAGTTTAGACTTATTGTTGAAGCTGCTGAGCGCAAAGATCCTTCGCTGCTGGAGCGGATTGTTCCGCAAATTTACAGCCGTGACATGCTGGACGTAGTAAATAAGGTATATGCTTTTCCAGAGGTGATTTATACTCTGTATCAATCCCAGGATAGTGATGAGCAGGTGCTTGCTTTCGTTAAGGATACGGGGGTGGAGATTACGATGCCGGTTACCAGAGCCTCCAAGAGCTTTGTTCGGAAGCTGAAACGGGCCGGAGCCCGCGTATATGTGCATACGCTCAACGATGAGCAGGAGATTACGAAGCTGTCCCGGATGGGTGTGGACGGATTTTATACCGATTTTATCTCGGAGGATGACTTGGTCGGGATTCGGGGATTACGCTAA
- a CDS encoding undecaprenyl-phosphate glucose phosphotransferase, with the protein MIRRNQKFLTQLYMVTDFLVIQLSFLAAWWLKFKSGLLESYNTLPVESYAYWSIMYAVIAVLIGIVLSLYLPKRKKRFVDEFLKIFQVHVMAIFILLGVMFFLKEIDVSRQYLAIYMGFNILSIMLYRYVLKSMLKSLREKGYNRQFVLIIGAGTLGKRFYNNLVQYPELGYETIGFLDDYQKWDGIEEQRFKPILGTVDELPGMLEMLPVDEVILALPLDAHSKYPAIIAACEKAGVRTLIIPDFFDYLPARPYFDNFAGMPMINVRDIPLDMTGNKLAKRAFDIVFSLFAIVMMSPVMLIVALGVRITSPGPVIFKQERVGLNRRNFMMYKFRSMKMQTDGEEDTGWSTKEDPRRTRFGTFIRRTSLDELPQFINVLLGQMSVVGPRPERPFYVEQFRGEIPKYMVKHHVRPGITGWAQSNGLRGDTSIEERIKHDIFYIENWSLLFDIRIIVRTIRNGFKNAY; encoded by the coding sequence ATGATCCGCCGTAATCAGAAGTTTTTAACCCAGCTGTATATGGTTACCGACTTTCTGGTGATTCAGCTGTCTTTTCTGGCAGCGTGGTGGCTGAAGTTTAAGAGCGGTTTGCTGGAGTCCTACAATACGCTCCCGGTAGAATCGTATGCTTATTGGAGCATAATGTACGCCGTGATTGCTGTGTTGATCGGGATTGTGCTGTCTCTATATCTGCCGAAGCGCAAGAAGCGTTTTGTCGACGAATTCCTCAAAATTTTTCAAGTGCATGTGATGGCTATCTTCATCCTGCTTGGCGTAATGTTCTTCCTGAAGGAAATCGACGTTTCCCGTCAATATTTGGCCATTTATATGGGCTTCAATATTTTATCCATTATGCTGTACCGTTATGTGCTGAAGTCAATGCTGAAATCGCTGCGGGAAAAAGGCTACAACCGCCAGTTTGTCCTGATTATCGGGGCCGGCACTTTGGGTAAAAGATTCTATAATAATCTCGTGCAATACCCGGAGCTGGGATATGAGACGATCGGATTCCTGGATGACTACCAAAAATGGGACGGGATCGAAGAACAGCGCTTTAAGCCGATTCTGGGTACGGTCGATGAGCTTCCCGGAATGCTTGAGATGCTGCCTGTGGACGAGGTGATTCTGGCACTTCCGCTGGATGCCCACTCCAAATATCCGGCAATTATTGCCGCCTGCGAGAAAGCGGGTGTGCGGACGCTGATTATTCCCGATTTCTTCGACTACCTGCCGGCCCGTCCGTACTTTGACAATTTTGCCGGAATGCCGATGATCAATGTGCGGGATATTCCGCTGGATATGACTGGTAATAAGCTGGCCAAGCGGGCATTTGATATTGTGTTCTCACTGTTTGCCATAGTTATGATGTCTCCTGTAATGCTTATTGTAGCACTGGGTGTACGGATTACTTCGCCTGGGCCGGTTATCTTCAAGCAGGAGCGGGTAGGACTCAACCGGCGCAACTTTATGATGTACAAATTTCGTTCGATGAAGATGCAGACGGATGGTGAAGAGGATACAGGCTGGAGTACGAAGGAAGATCCCCGCCGTACCCGGTTTGGCACCTTTATCCGCCGGACCAGTCTGGATGAGCTGCCGCAGTTCATTAATGTGCTGCTGGGGCAGATGAGTGTGGTTGGTCCGCGGCCCGAGCGTCCGTTTTATGTAGAACAGTTCCGCGGTGAGATCCCGAAATATATGGTGAAGCATCATGTACGCCCGGGGATTACCGGCTGGGCACAGAGCAACGGCCTGCGCGGCGATACCTCGATTGAAGAGCGGATCAAGCATGATATTTTCTATATCGAAAACTGGTCGCTGCTGTTTGATATCCGGATTATTGTCAGAACGATCCGCAACGGCTTCAAAAATGCCTATTAA